The genomic interval GCGCGTACCGGATCTCGCTCAATACCAGATCCGAAAGTGAGCCGAGACGCCGAAAGAGCCGGGATGAAAAACCCAGTTGAATAGTCGTCAAACACACATCTCGAAATTCCGGAACGTCGGCAAACTTCCACCCCCCCAACGAGACCGCGGGCGAGTACGAAAGTGTGGCCGCGGCCGTGAAGTACGCGGGCGCCCACTTGGACCGCCGACTGACGGCCGACGAACTGGGGGGCGTCGCCGGATTGTCCGCTTATCAAGCCGACCAAAAAATCCGTCACCTGTTTCGGTTGACGACCGGACAGTTACTACTCAAGCTCCGCATGGATTCGGCCGCCGAACAACTCCGGGACACCAACCTGACGATTGTCGAGATCGGATTCGCGTGCGGGTACGCCGACCAGAGTTCGTTCACACGGCAGTTCCGGTCGACAACCGGGTTGACGCCCGGTGAGTACCGCCGGACGTTCCGCCCGACTTCGGGGCACTGAAGCGGATCATCGTTATTCGTTGCGAACGCGCTCCGTCGTACACCCTCACTCAACTGACCTATCGCTCCCGCCCAGACGGCATTACCTTCTCCTTTCTTCAACGTCTCACAAAGAGGCGATATTAGCGTACC from Fimbriiglobus ruber carries:
- a CDS encoding helix-turn-helix domain-containing protein, with the protein product MAAAVKYAGAHLDRRLTADELGGVAGLSAYQADQKIRHLFRLTTGQLLLKLRMDSAAEQLRDTNLTIVEIGFACGYADQSSFTRQFRSTTGLTPGEYRRTFRPTSGH